The Alphaproteobacteria bacterium US3C007 genomic interval CGTTGATATGGTCAGCTTTACCGGCTCAGCTCGTGCCGGAACAATCATTTCCAAAAATGCGGCTGATACGCTCAAACGCGTGCATCTGGAATTGGGGGGCAAGGGCGCCAATATCGTGTTTTCCGATGCGGATGAAAAAGCCGTTAAGCGCGGTGTCTTGCATTGCATGAACAACACAGGCCAATCCTGTAATGCCCCAACCCGGATGATGGTGCAGCGCGATATCTATGAGCAAGCCGTTGAAACCGCAATCAATACCGCCGATAACATTTCAATTGGCCCCGCCAATGAAGAGGGCCGTCATATCGGCCCTGTGGTCAATGAGGTGCAATTTAACAAAATTCAAACGCTGATCCAAAAGGGGATTGACGAAGGCGCGCGCCTCGTGGCCGGTGGGCCCGGCCGCCCCGATGGTTTGAATCGGGGGTTTTTCATCCGCCCGACCGTTTTTGCCGATGTGCGCAATGATATGGAAATTGCCCGCGAAGAGATTTTCGGACCGGTCTTATCAATCATCCCCTTTGACACAGAAGAAGAGGCGATCGAAATGGCCAATGATACCACCTATGGGCTGACCAATTACGTACAAACGCAAGATCCGCAAAAAGCCAATCGGATGGCGCGAAAATTGCGCTCGGGTATGGTGGAAATGAATGGCAAGCCGCGCGGCGCGGGTGCGCCATTCGGGGGAATGAAGCAATCCGGAAATGGCCGCGAAGCCGGCGCTTGGGGGATTGAAGATTTTCTTGAGATCAAAGCCGTCTCTGACTGGGCCGTCTAAAGCCCGATAAAGGGGCCACGCGGCCCCTTTTTTATATATAGCTTAGCTTTTAGCCGCGCATCTTACTGCCATTTGGATCGTAAATTGGCGCCCCTAACACCTCAGCTTGATAAATTTTCCCAAGAATTTCGATGTCTAGTTGGCTGCCAGGGGCTGAATGGGCAATTTCCACATAGCCCATTGCCATCGATTTTTGCGCGTGATGGGCATATCCGCCAGAGCTGACATAACCAATTGCCCTACCATTTTTCAAAATCGATTCATCATTGCAGACATCAATGCCGTCAACATCCACCACCAAACTGACCAATTTGCGCCGCGCGCCCGCGGCTTTTTGTGCCGCAGCCGTTGGCTTGCCCACAAATTCTTTCGTCCAATTCACAAATCCATCAAGGCCGCTTTCAACCACATTAAAATCGGGGCGATAATCCAGCCCCCAGGCACCCCAGCCCTTTTCCAAACGCAACGACATAAGCGCCCGCGCGCCATACCATTGATACCCAAGATCAGCCCCGGCTTCTTCAATCGCCTGCGCCAGGCGCAGCAGATAATGCGGGCGGCAATAGATTTCAAATCCCAGCTCACCGCTAAAGCTGATACGGTTTAAGATCACCGGCACTCCGCCTACGAAACAGTGCCGCGTATCGCGAAATTTCAAGGCCAAGCCCGACACGTCATCGCGACAAATCTTAGCCAATAAATCACGAGATTTAGGACCGCTCAGCGCAATTCCATGCCATAAATCGCTTGCGTTGGAATATGCCACGTCGCTTGGCAACGAAGCTTCGAACCAACGCCGATGGGCCTCTTGCATGCTGCCCGAGCCGATCAGCATAAAGTGATCTTCCACAAGGCAGGCGATCGTCAAATCCCCGTATAATCTGCCCTGCGGAGTCAGCATTGGAGTTAATGATAATCGCCCAGGGCGCGGGATATGCCCCGCAAGAATCCGGTTCAGATAGGCCCGCGCGCCGGGGCCTTTAAACTCATGCTTGGCAAAATTAGCAATCTCTATTCCCCCCACAGCATTGCGCACCGCCGCCACTTCGCGCGCCACATATTCATGGCTGCGATTGCGCTCAAAGCTAGGGTCTTCATGCGCATCCTCAGGGCCATTGGCAAACCACAACGCATGTTCCAGCCCAAAACTTTGATCCATCCGTGCGCCTTTGGCCACAAGCCGATCATGCAGCGCGGTGGTTTTTTGAACGCGCCCCTTCGGCAAGGTTTCATTGGGAAAGGTCATCACAAACCGACGTTCATAGTTTTCAGTTGATTTCACAGTGCCCCAATCAGGCGTCGCAAATTCGCCAAACCGCGCCACATCCATCGCCCAGACGTCGATCGAAGGCTCGCCATCAATCATCCATTCAGCCAAGCTTAACCCAACGCCGCCACCTTGGCAGAAACCCGCCATCACCCCAACCGCGACCCAGTAATTGCGCATCCCCGGCACGGGCCCAATCATCGGGTTGCCATCCGGACCAAAGGTAAAGGGGCCATTGATCGCATCCTTAATGCCCACTTGCCCCAAAGCAGGGATACGCTCAAAACCCAATTCAAGCCGATCCGCGATCCGCTCTAAATCGGGTTGCAACAACTCATGGCCAAACTCCCAAGGGGTGCCAGCCACTTTCCAAGGGGTTCCTTTTGGCTCATAGGTGCCCAGCAACATGCCTTGGCGTTCCTGACGAAAATAAATATTTGCTTCATAATCTATGCCACAGGGCAAACGCGTCGGATGGTTGGCCACCGCATCAATTTTTTCGGTGAGCAAATAATGATGTTCCATTGGTTGCACCGGCAAATGCACGCCTTGCATATGCCCCACTTCGCGCGCCCAGAGCCCCCCGCAATTCACGATATGTTCAGCATTGATCATCCCTTTGGGCGTGCTGACATCCCAGCTGCCATCAGCGCGTTGCGCGGTGGCAGTGGCCGGCGTATGGGTGAAATATTGCGCCCCATAAACGCGGGCGGCTTTTGCAAACGCATAAGTCGCGCCAGACGGATCCAGATCCCCATCCTGATCATCCCAAAGCGCGGCAAGATAATGGCTTGGATCGATCAATGGATGCCGTTCAGCCACTTCTTTGGGGCTGATAAATTCTTGATTAAGCCCCATATAGCGCGCTTTCGAGCGCTCGCGTTTCAGATAATCATACCAGGTTTTATTCGATGCTAGATAAAACCCACCCGTGATATGAAGCCCAACAGAATGCCCCGAGAGTTCTTCAATTTCTTTATAAAGGTCAATTGTATAACTTTGCAGGCGGCTGATATTGGGATCGCTTGAAATCGTATGAATTTGCCCTGCAGCATGCCAGCTTGACCCCGATGTCAGCTCGTTGCGTTCAAGCAATACCACATCTTTCCAGCCGAATTTTGCCAGATGAAACAAAATCGAGCAGCCGACAACCCCGCCGCCAATCACCACCACCTTGGCATGACTGGGCAATTTTTTGTCGCGAAGCTTGTCTGGTGTTTGGATATCGGGCATTGCTGAATACTCCTCTCTTGAAAATCTGGCGGCTTAATACCAAGCGTCTGGCAATTCTGATTTACGCCGGGCAACAAACTCTTGCAGCGCTTCATCAATCGCTGGATCAAGCGGCGGCGCCTCATACTGGTCTAGCAAATGCGTCCAACGTTTATGGGCGCGTTGCCGCATATCAAGCGATCCGCCATCTTCCCAACTTTCCACATTTTCACTATTGCTTAAAGCTGGTTCGTAAAACGCAGTTTGATAATTGCGCATCGTATGCGCCGCGCCCAAGAAATGCCCGCCAGGCTTTACTTCAGCGTAAGCATCGCGTGCAAAAGCCTCTTCAGAGGTCTCTAAACCTTTCAAGAACTTCTGGTAAGCGCCCAATCGATCCGCATCCATCACCAGCTTTTCAAACCCAGTACACAGCCCGCCTTCCATCCATCCGGCCGCATGCAACACAAAATGCGCGCCCGCAAGCATTGTGGAATGCATACTGTCAGCGCTTTCATAGGCAGCTTGCGCATCCTCGATCTTGCTTGCTGTCAACGATCCCCCACAGCGCAACGGCAAACCAATGCGCCGCGCCATTTGCCCAATTACATAATTTGAAAGTACGGGCTCTGGCATGCCAAAGGTAGGGGCCCCCGATTTCAGCGACATCGAGGATAAAAAATTACCTAGAACAAACGGCGCCCCTTCGCGCACCAATTGGCTAAAGGCACAACAGATCATCGCCTCAGCCATCGCCTGCGCGATCGAAGCCGCCGTGGAGACAGGGCCCATAGCACCCGATAAAATAAACGGCACAACGATAATGCCCTGCCCGCGCCGGCAATAAGTGCGAATGGCTTCGCTCACCACCTTATCCACCAAAAGCGGCGAATTGGTGTTTACATTGCCTAGGATCACGCATTGCGTGTCCATCGCCTCTTTTCCATGCAGAATTTCCGCCATATCCACACTGTCTTGGGCCCGGCTTTGTTCGGTAATAGCGCCCAGATGCGGTTTGTCGGTGTATCGCATATGCGCATAGACCATGTCCAAATGCCGTTTGCTGACGGGCACATCGCAAGGCTCAACGATTACCAAACCAGAATGATGCAAGCTTGGAAGCATCTGCACCAATTTGACCAGCTTTGTAAAACTGTCCAAATCACCATAGCGGCGGCCCTGTTTCAGATCACGCACGAATGGCGCGCCATAAATCGGGGCAAACACCTGATGCGCGCCGCCAATACGCACCGAGCGTTCCGGGTTGCGCGCCCGCTGGGTAAACTCGCTTGGCGCTTTGCGGCATAATGCGCGGATCCAATCTGCAGGCGCCTTGATCAGAACCCCCTCAGGCTTAACCCCCGCCTTGCGCCAAATCTCAAGCGCCTTGGGATCATCGCGAAACGCAATCCCCACCTCTTGCAATATCCAATCCACCTGGGTTTCTAAGCCGGCCACCACATCCGGATTTAAGGGATCAAAAAACGGCAAATCCCGTTTCACATAGGCTGCCGTAACTGACGCGGTAGCGGCGTCATCACGCCGGTTCTTAAGACGGGTGCGGCGGGCCATTCTGCGATCCTTCATATAGCTTCAAGAAATATAGAATTAAAAAGAGGCGCTGTGATGGTTGAAAAATGTAATGATTTGGATAATTTGAAATTATGCAAGAACTCTGGAAACTTACCGCCTCACCCCGCCATTTACTGGTGTTTGAATCCGCCGCGCGTTGTCGATCATTTACCAAGGCCGGATCTGAGCTGAACGTCTCTCAACCTGCGATTAGCACCGCGATCCGGCAACTTGAGGCGGCCTTAGGCGTCACCTTATTTCACCGACAGCATCGGCAGGTCACATTGACCCCCGCGGGCGAACATTTGTTTCGTGATGTCGCTGCGGGATTTGAGCGTATTTTAGAGAGCGCGCGCAATCTAAGCGCCCAAGGTCAACGCAATTACGTGACGCTGAGCGCCTCAACCGCTTTTGCAAATTATTGGATGGTACCCCAGCTTAGTGCGTTTCATCAGGCCCATCCGTTGATCGATCTACGCTTGCAAACCTCGGATCGCGAGCCCGATATCGATGGGGAAGGGATCAGTCTGGCGATACGCCGTGGCAATGGAAACTGGGCTGGTTGCAGCAGCTATTTGCTGGCGCAGGAAGTTATTTTCCCAATTGCAGCCCCCAGCGTGATGCAGGCGGCTCAGCCCCTGAAACGCCTTTCAGAGCTGGCCATGCAACCGCTTATTCACCTAGAAGAGCCGATCCGTGAACGGCCCGGTTGGGCGCAATATTTTGCCGCCTTCAATATCCAAATTCCAACATTAACCGGCGGGTTACGTTTGAATGATTATGCTTTGGTGCTGCAAGCAGCGATGGCCGGCGAAGGCTTTGCCTTTGGCTGGCGACACGTTACGCGGGCATTGATCAACGCCGATCTGTTGGAAGCGCACTCAGAATGGGCCTGGCATACAGGCATGGGGTTTTATCTGGTCTGGTCCAACTTACGCCCCCTTTCAGAAAAGGCAGCGCTGACACGCGACTGGCTGATTGAAGCCGCCGAATGATGCACCATGAAGACAGGCGCAAAGGCACGCAATAGCGGGCGCTGCTCAAAGCCTAAAAAGAAACCCAAGCGCCGGTTTGAGCCGAGTGCACGGCGGCTTCCACAAATTCCATACCGCGTTTGCCATCCAATAAACTTGGCGGCGCAATCAGGTTTTCCGGCAAGGTCACACCGCGGCGACGCGCATCAATTGCAATCGCAAATTCCAAATATAAATTGGCCCAAGCATCGCTCAGCGCTTCGGGGTGCCCACGCGGCATGCGCAGCAGATTTTCAACGGCCGGATAAATGCCTGCCCCATGGCCGCGGGTTAATATTTTTTCTGGCTGACCAACCGCCCGGTAGCACAAGCTTTCAGGGATTTCCTGACACCAGTCAAGGCTGGCCTTTGATCCGCAAAGACGCAAGCGCAACCCGCATTGGCTGCCCGCCATCGCTTGGCTGACCATCAAAGTTCCCGGAACGCCGCCTTCAAAGCGCAATTGCATAAAGGCAGTATCTTCCAGCGGCTTTGCCGCGCCGGTCACATGAAAATCAGCGCGCAGCGCTTCGATCTGCAGGCCGCTGGCAAAGCAGGCCAAATGCTCGGCATGGGTGCCGATATCGGCAACCGTAAAACTGCTGCCCGTTTGCGCCGGATCCAAGCGCCAGGGGATATC includes:
- a CDS encoding LysR substrate-binding domain-containing protein — translated: MQELWKLTASPRHLLVFESAARCRSFTKAGSELNVSQPAISTAIRQLEAALGVTLFHRQHRQVTLTPAGEHLFRDVAAGFERILESARNLSAQGQRNYVTLSASTAFANYWMVPQLSAFHQAHPLIDLRLQTSDREPDIDGEGISLAIRRGNGNWAGCSSYLLAQEVIFPIAAPSVMQAAQPLKRLSELAMQPLIHLEEPIRERPGWAQYFAAFNIQIPTLTGGLRLNDYALVLQAAMAGEGFAFGWRHVTRALINADLLEAHSEWAWHTGMGFYLVWSNLRPLSEKAALTRDWLIEAAE
- a CDS encoding Gfo/Idh/MocA family oxidoreductase, translated to MSAQIPQKFGSMPRRLRLGMVGGGAGLIGEVHANGARLSNRWELVAGALSSNAERAKAAGKAWFLAADRCYESYQEMARAEAQRADGIDAVAIVTPNHLHAPVALEFMARGIDVISDKPVTARLDELGPLVAAQEKSKVFFGVTYAYASHPMLRQAREMVRAGELGELRQIHVEYFQDWAIDLTDQAGDIPWRLDPAQTGSSFTVADIGTHAEHLACFASGLQIEALRADFHVTGAAKPLEDTAFMQLRFEGGVPGTLMVSQAMAGSQCGLRLRLCGSKASLDWCQEIPESLCYRAVGQPEKILTRGHGAGIYPAVENLLRMPRGHPEALSDAWANLYLEFAIAIDARRRGVTLPENLIAPPSLLDGKRGMEFVEAAVHSAQTGAWVSF
- a CDS encoding trimethylamine methyltransferase family protein; this translates as MARRTRLKNRRDDAATASVTAAYVKRDLPFFDPLNPDVVAGLETQVDWILQEVGIAFRDDPKALEIWRKAGVKPEGVLIKAPADWIRALCRKAPSEFTQRARNPERSVRIGGAHQVFAPIYGAPFVRDLKQGRRYGDLDSFTKLVKLVQMLPSLHHSGLVIVEPCDVPVSKRHLDMVYAHMRYTDKPHLGAITEQSRAQDSVDMAEILHGKEAMDTQCVILGNVNTNSPLLVDKVVSEAIRTYCRRGQGIIVVPFILSGAMGPVSTAASIAQAMAEAMICCAFSQLVREGAPFVLGNFLSSMSLKSGAPTFGMPEPVLSNYVIGQMARRIGLPLRCGGSLTASKIEDAQAAYESADSMHSTMLAGAHFVLHAAGWMEGGLCTGFEKLVMDADRLGAYQKFLKGLETSEEAFARDAYAEVKPGGHFLGAAHTMRNYQTAFYEPALSNSENVESWEDGGSLDMRQRAHKRWTHLLDQYEAPPLDPAIDEALQEFVARRKSELPDAWY
- a CDS encoding aldehyde dehydrogenase family protein → MIEKRQFYINGAWTNPLDGQDRDVINPTTEAPCAVISLGGQADTDAAVSAAKAALPAWMDTPVETRIALVEKLLDIYLTRVEDLAQATSMEMGAPIDMARGSQVGAGSGHLKNFIRAAKSFQFDHALGDHAPNDRILHEAVGVCALITPWNWPLNQIALKVGAAAIAGCTMVLKPSEESPLNALIFAECMDAAGFPAGVFNLINGDGAGVGTQLSVHKDVDMVSFTGSARAGTIISKNAADTLKRVHLELGGKGANIVFSDADEKAVKRGVLHCMNNTGQSCNAPTRMMVQRDIYEQAVETAINTADNISIGPANEEGRHIGPVVNEVQFNKIQTLIQKGIDEGARLVAGGPGRPDGLNRGFFIRPTVFADVRNDMEIAREEIFGPVLSIIPFDTEEEAIEMANDTTYGLTNYVQTQDPQKANRMARKLRSGMVEMNGKPRGAGAPFGGMKQSGNGREAGAWGIEDFLEIKAVSDWAV
- a CDS encoding FAD-dependent oxidoreductase, producing the protein MPDIQTPDKLRDKKLPSHAKVVVIGGGVVGCSILFHLAKFGWKDVVLLERNELTSGSSWHAAGQIHTISSDPNISRLQSYTIDLYKEIEELSGHSVGLHITGGFYLASNKTWYDYLKRERSKARYMGLNQEFISPKEVAERHPLIDPSHYLAALWDDQDGDLDPSGATYAFAKAARVYGAQYFTHTPATATAQRADGSWDVSTPKGMINAEHIVNCGGLWAREVGHMQGVHLPVQPMEHHYLLTEKIDAVANHPTRLPCGIDYEANIYFRQERQGMLLGTYEPKGTPWKVAGTPWEFGHELLQPDLERIADRLELGFERIPALGQVGIKDAINGPFTFGPDGNPMIGPVPGMRNYWVAVGVMAGFCQGGGVGLSLAEWMIDGEPSIDVWAMDVARFGEFATPDWGTVKSTENYERRFVMTFPNETLPKGRVQKTTALHDRLVAKGARMDQSFGLEHALWFANGPEDAHEDPSFERNRSHEYVAREVAAVRNAVGGIEIANFAKHEFKGPGARAYLNRILAGHIPRPGRLSLTPMLTPQGRLYGDLTIACLVEDHFMLIGSGSMQEAHRRWFEASLPSDVAYSNASDLWHGIALSGPKSRDLLAKICRDDVSGLALKFRDTRHCFVGGVPVILNRISFSGELGFEIYCRPHYLLRLAQAIEEAGADLGYQWYGARALMSLRLEKGWGAWGLDYRPDFNVVESGLDGFVNWTKEFVGKPTAAAQKAAGARRKLVSLVVDVDGIDVCNDESILKNGRAIGYVSSGGYAHHAQKSMAMGYVEIAHSAPGSQLDIEILGKIYQAEVLGAPIYDPNGSKMRG